One segment of Physeter macrocephalus isolate SW-GA chromosome 3, ASM283717v5, whole genome shotgun sequence DNA contains the following:
- the FNDC10 gene encoding fibronectin type III domain-containing protein 10 gives MRAPLLLLLLLAACAPPPCAAAAPTPPGWEPSADAPWCPYKVLPEGPEAGGGRLCFRSPARGFRCQAPGCAAHASAGRSLRASVLRNRSVLLQWRLAPAEARRVRAFALNCSWRGAYTRFPCERVLLGASCRDYLLPDVHDGVRYRLCLQSLPLRAEPAVAPEPAVVPEPPASAECVEFAAEPAGMREIVVAMTAVGGSICVMLVVICLLVAYITENLMHPAFGRPGLRRQP, from the coding sequence ATGCGCGctccactgctgctgctgctgctgctggccgcCTGCGCGCCGCCGCCCTGCGCTGCGGCCGCCCCGACGCCGCCGGGCTGGGAGCCGTCGGCCGACGCGCCCTGGTGCCCCTACAAGGTGCTACCCGAGGGCCCCGAGGCGGGCGGCGGCCGCCTGTGCTTCCGCAGCCCGGCGCGCGGCTTCCGCTGCCAGGCGCCCGGCTGCGCGGCGCACGCCTCGGCCGGCCGCTCGCTGCGCGCCAGCGTCCTGCGCAATCGCAGCGTGCTGCTGCAGTGGCGCCTGGCGCCGGCCGAGGCGCGCCGCGTGCGCGCCTTCGCGCTCAACTGCTCGTGGCGCGGCGCCTACACGCGCTTCCCGTGCGAGCGCGTGCTGCTCGGCGCCTCCTGCCGCGACTACCTGCTGCCCGACGTGCACGACGGCGTGCGCTACCGCCTGTGCCTGCAGTCGCTGCCGCTGCGCGCAGAGCCCGCCGTTGCCCCGGAGCCCGCCGTCGTCCCGGAGCCCCCCGCGTCTGCCGAGTGCGTGGAGTTCGCCGCCGAGCCGGCCGGCATGCGGGAGATCGTTGTGGCCATGACGGCGGTGGGCGGCTCCATCTGCGTCATGCTCGTGGTCATCTGCCTGCTCGTGGCCTACATCACGGAGAACCTCATGCACCCGGCCTTCGGGCGCCCGGGCCTGCGCAGGCAGCCCTGA